A window of Apium graveolens cultivar Ventura chromosome 8, ASM990537v1, whole genome shotgun sequence contains these coding sequences:
- the LOC141678032 gene encoding uncharacterized protein LOC141678032 isoform X2 — MGQTSIIIYITIAILILFLISHSPTTTKPSSHRHRRLKLRSNFTFSDHSKPTHIPFDPIVADIERKREDKEWEKTQYKMEKGEESQPEWEDFMDAEDYLNDEEKFNVTNRIVLLFPKIDVNLRDGFVSEEELTEWNLMQSEKETLHRTKRDMEIHDKNGDGFVSYVEYDPPSWVRNADNDSFGYNMGWWKEEHFNASDGDGDGLLNLTEFNNFLHPADSGSPKLLQWLCNEEIRERDTDKDGKLNFKEFFHGLFDLVRNYEEENHNSSHESDDSVDAPARKVFAELDKDNDGYLSATELLPIIGKLHPTEHYYAKQQADYVIQQVLYACLVMPPSPAAPIAGSHKLFSWEKH; from the exons ATGGGTCAAACATCAATAATTATATACATAACTATAGCTATATTGATTCTTTTCTTGATTTCTCACTCCCCCACCACCACAAAACCCTCTTCACACCGTCACCGCCGGCTGAAACTCCGGTCAAATTTCACATTTTCCGACCATTCTAAGCCGACCCATATTCCATTTGACCCCATTGTTGCTGATATTGAGCGAAAGCGAGAAGATAAGGAATGGGAAAAAACGCAGTATAAGATGGAAAAGGGCGAAGAATCGCAACCGGAATGGGAGGATTTTATGGATGCTGAGGATTATTTGAATGATGAGGAGAAGTTTAATGTGACTAATAGGATTGTGTTGTTGTTTCCGAAAATTGATGTGAATTTGAGAGATGGGTTTGTGAGTGAAGAGGAACTTACTGAGTGGAATTTGATGCAGAGTGAGAAGGAAACTTTGCATAGGACTAAGAGGGATATGGAGATTCATGATAAGAATGGTGATGGGTTTGTTTCGTATGTCGAGTATGATCCGCCTAGTTGGGTGAGAAATGCAG ATAATGATTCCTTTGGATATAATATGGGTTGGTGGAAAGAGGAACATTTCAATGCGTCAGATGGAGATGGTGATGGACTCTTAAACTTAACAGAATTTAACAA CTTTTTGCATCCAGCTGACAGTGGTAGTCCCAAGCTACTTCAATGGCTGTGCAATGAAGAAATAAG AGAGAGAGATACTGACAAAGATGGGAAGCTCAACTTCAAAGAATTTTTTCATGGGCTGTTTGATCTTGTACGAAACTATGAAGAGGAGAATCATAACTCTTCGCATGAGTCTGATGATTCTGTGGACGCGCCTGCAAGAAAGGTGTTTGCAGAACTTGACAAAGACAATGATGG ATATTTGTCGGCTACAGAGCTACTGCCTATAATTGGCAAACTTCATCCAACAGAGCATTATTATGCGAAACAACAGGCAGACTATGTTATACAACAG GTTTTGTATGCATGTCTTGTTATGCCCCCTAGTCCAGCAGCACCTATCGCTGGTTCACATAAGCTGTTTAGTTGGGAGAAGCACTAA
- the LOC141678032 gene encoding uncharacterized protein LOC141678032 isoform X1 — protein MGQTSIIIYITIAILILFLISHSPTTTKPSSHRHRRLKLRSNFTFSDHSKPTHIPFDPIVADIERKREDKEWEKTQYKMEKGEESQPEWEDFMDAEDYLNDEEKFNVTNRIVLLFPKIDVNLRDGFVSEEELTEWNLMQSEKETLHRTKRDMEIHDKNGDGFVSYVEYDPPSWVRNADNDSFGYNMGWWKEEHFNASDGDGDGLLNLTEFNNFLHPADSGSPKLLQWLCNEEIRERDTDKDGKLNFKEFFHGLFDLVRNYEEENHNSSHESDDSVDAPARKVFAELDKDNDGYLSATELLPIIGKLHPTEHYYAKQQADYVIQQADADKDGRLTLSEMIDSPYVFYSAIFNEDEEDDYNYHDEFR, from the exons ATGGGTCAAACATCAATAATTATATACATAACTATAGCTATATTGATTCTTTTCTTGATTTCTCACTCCCCCACCACCACAAAACCCTCTTCACACCGTCACCGCCGGCTGAAACTCCGGTCAAATTTCACATTTTCCGACCATTCTAAGCCGACCCATATTCCATTTGACCCCATTGTTGCTGATATTGAGCGAAAGCGAGAAGATAAGGAATGGGAAAAAACGCAGTATAAGATGGAAAAGGGCGAAGAATCGCAACCGGAATGGGAGGATTTTATGGATGCTGAGGATTATTTGAATGATGAGGAGAAGTTTAATGTGACTAATAGGATTGTGTTGTTGTTTCCGAAAATTGATGTGAATTTGAGAGATGGGTTTGTGAGTGAAGAGGAACTTACTGAGTGGAATTTGATGCAGAGTGAGAAGGAAACTTTGCATAGGACTAAGAGGGATATGGAGATTCATGATAAGAATGGTGATGGGTTTGTTTCGTATGTCGAGTATGATCCGCCTAGTTGGGTGAGAAATGCAG ATAATGATTCCTTTGGATATAATATGGGTTGGTGGAAAGAGGAACATTTCAATGCGTCAGATGGAGATGGTGATGGACTCTTAAACTTAACAGAATTTAACAA CTTTTTGCATCCAGCTGACAGTGGTAGTCCCAAGCTACTTCAATGGCTGTGCAATGAAGAAATAAG AGAGAGAGATACTGACAAAGATGGGAAGCTCAACTTCAAAGAATTTTTTCATGGGCTGTTTGATCTTGTACGAAACTATGAAGAGGAGAATCATAACTCTTCGCATGAGTCTGATGATTCTGTGGACGCGCCTGCAAGAAAGGTGTTTGCAGAACTTGACAAAGACAATGATGG ATATTTGTCGGCTACAGAGCTACTGCCTATAATTGGCAAACTTCATCCAACAGAGCATTATTATGCGAAACAACAGGCAGACTATGTTATACAACAG GCCGATGCTGATAAAGATGGACGTCTGACTTTGTCTGAGATGATCGACAGCCCCTATGTATTCTACAGCGCTATATTTAATGAAGACGAAGAAGATGACTACAATTACCACGATGAGTTCCGTTAA